The Actinomyces viscosus genome segment CGTCCCGGTCGTCATAGAGGCCTAGGGGGCTGCTTACTGCATGACTCTGTTCCGGCCCGCGTGCTTCATATCCACCGGATCCATCCTCATCGACATCCCCCTTCACGTCAGCCGGGTGCCGACGCCGGGAGGGGCGATCACCGGGGCCTCGTCGGGCCCGGTCGTGGGCGGCGGGTACACGGTGGTCTCGGCCGCCGCCCGCCAGGGCGTCCCCGCCGCCCTGGCAGCCACCCTGGGAACCGGACCCAACTCCGCACGGGTACGCGAGTCGATGCGCCTGGACCAGGTCGAGCTGCTCGTCGAGGAGCTCGTCGGGGACATCGGCACCTGCACCACGCTCATCGAGCCCTCGGGGCGACGAACCTTCATCACCACCGCCGGTGTCGAGGGCGAGCCCCAGCGGGAGGACCTCGAGAGTCTCGACCTGAGAGAGGGCGACTGGGTCTACGCCACCGGCTACGACCTGGCCCACTACACGAGCCGGGGCATCCTGGCCGACTGGCTCCTGTCGATCCCCGACGGCGTCGGACTGGTCATCGACCTGGGCCCGGTCCAGCCCGACATCCCCGACCAGGTGCTGCTGCCGCTACTGTCCCGGGCGACGATGCTGACCGGAAACGACCTGGAGATGAACCGTCTCGAGGAACGGCTGGGAGGCCCGAGCGCCATCCGTGAGGCCTGCCCCCGGGCGCTCATCGTCCGACGTACCGGGGCCCACGGCTGCGTTCTGCACCCGGTCGACGGCGATCCGATCGAGGTCCCCGGTTTCGTGCGTGACGTCGTGGACACGACGGGAGCCGGGGACACCCACACCGGCGTCCTGGTCGCCGGGCTCCTCGACGGACTCGACGTCGTTGAGGCGGCCAGGCGGGCCAACGCGGCCGCTGCCCACGCCGTGGCCTGTATCGGGCCGGCACAGGCGCCGCGCCGCGAGGAGATCGACGGCTTCCTCCAGGAGAGCCCTGAGCGGCCCCAGACGCCCGACGAGGCCCGGCACCGGGGCGGCGCCCGTCCCTGACGGGGGTCCTTCTGAGAAGGTGACGTGTCTCCGGCTGTCCGAGGCGGCGTGGCAGGGCCGCCGAGGCCGAGAATCCGATAGTTTCTAAGACATCATGGCCAATCGTCGCACCACGAGAACTGCTACGCCTCCCTCCGGAACCGGCAGAGGACGTAACCGAGGGGTACCCGCTCAAGGATCCGCTCCCCTCGCCGCCCCCGGATCCCAGCCCTCCGGCGGGCGCTACCGCCGTACCGGGTGGGCCTTCCTCATCCTGGCCCTCGCGGCGGTCCTGGCCCTGCGCGAGTGGTTCGGGGTCTCCGGGGCCGCAGGCAACCTCCTGCACCACATCGCCGCGGGCCCCGTCGGCGTTCTCGGGGTGCTGGTGCCCCTGCTCCTGGCGGCGCTGGGGATCGCCATGCTGCGGGCGCACAGCCTGGGAGCGGTTCACGCCCGGGTCTCCGTGGGCTGCCTCGGCCTACTGACCGCTCTGACCGGAATGATCCAGGTCGGCAGCGGGAACCCTGTCCTCAGGGACAATATCGGTGGCCTGGAGAGCGCCGGCGGACTGCTGGGGTGGCTGGTGGGCTATCCGCTGGCGGCCCTGTTCTCCTCCGTGGGGGCCTTCATCCTGTTCATCCTCCTGGCGTCCTTCTCCGCCCTGGTCCTGTCCGGCAAGACCGTCGCCGAGATCCGCGACCTGCTGGCGCAGCGCCGTTCCCCGGGCGCTGAGGGGACCGGAGGCTCCTCCGACGCCGACGGCGCCGGTGACTCCCTGGCCCGGCGCCTGCTCGGGCGCGTCCGCGGGGGCCTCGGAACGGCCGGGGTGGCGAGCAATGATCCTGACCAGACGGCGCTCCTGGACTCCTACGACGGCGACGAGCCCTTCCGCTCCGCGCTGGAGGTGGAGGAGTCGACCCCGCGCAAGCGCGGCAGCGGCCGACGCAAGCGCTCCGCCGACCGGGAGGCTCAGCAGACGTCGATCACCGAGCTCTTCGAGCCGGGCAGTGACCATGCCAGTGACCATGCCGGCGATCCTGGTGACCACGCTGACGGCTCCACCTTCGTCGTCCCGGAGGTGGGCGATGAGGCCGATGCCGTTGCCTCGTCGGCCCCCTCGGCCGTCTCGCCCGCCAAGGGCCGGGCTGCTGGCGGCCCGGCAGCGGCGGGACCGTCCTCAGGCGCACAGCGCAAGCCCTCCACGGCGAAGCGTCCGGCCCGGCCGACGTCCTCCGGGTTCGACGCCGTCACCGAGGAGACGCCCGAGGTCCCCCTCGACGAGCCCGATCTCGCCGACCAGCTCGCCATGAGCGACATGAGCAACATGGCCCTGCCCGACGGCTCCACCTACACCCTGCCCGAGGACGCGCTGCTCGGGCCCGGACCGGGGCACGCCACCCGCACCCCCGCCAACGACGCCATCGTTGAGGCGCTGCAGAACGTCTTCGCCGAGTTCAACGTGGACGCCACCGTCACCGGCTACACGCGCGGTCCCCAGGTGACCCGCTACGAGGTCCACCGCGGTCGGGGCGTCAACGTCTCCCGCATCACGGGGCTGGAGAAGAACATCGCCTACGCGGTGGCCTCCGACGAGATCCGTCTGCTCACCCCGATCCCCGGCAAGAGCGCCATCGGTATCGAGATCCCCAACACCGACCGCGAGATGGTCAAGCTCGGCGACGTCCTGCGCTCTCAGGCCGCCCGTAAGCAGGCCCATCCTCTGGTCGTCGGGCTGGGCAAGAACGTGGAGGGCGACTACGTCGTCACCAACCTGGCCAAGACCCCGCACCTGCTGGTGGCCGGACAGACCGGCTCGGGTA includes the following:
- a CDS encoding PfkB family carbohydrate kinase; this translates as MTLFRPACFISTGSILIDIPLHVSRVPTPGGAITGASSGPVVGGGYTVVSAAARQGVPAALAATLGTGPNSARVRESMRLDQVELLVEELVGDIGTCTTLIEPSGRRTFITTAGVEGEPQREDLESLDLREGDWVYATGYDLAHYTSRGILADWLLSIPDGVGLVIDLGPVQPDIPDQVLLPLLSRATMLTGNDLEMNRLEERLGGPSAIREACPRALIVRRTGAHGCVLHPVDGDPIEVPGFVRDVVDTTGAGDTHTGVLVAGLLDGLDVVEAARRANAAAAHAVACIGPAQAPRREEIDGFLQESPERPQTPDEARHRGGARP
- a CDS encoding DNA translocase FtsK, translating into MANRRTTRTATPPSGTGRGRNRGVPAQGSAPLAAPGSQPSGGRYRRTGWAFLILALAAVLALREWFGVSGAAGNLLHHIAAGPVGVLGVLVPLLLAALGIAMLRAHSLGAVHARVSVGCLGLLTALTGMIQVGSGNPVLRDNIGGLESAGGLLGWLVGYPLAALFSSVGAFILFILLASFSALVLSGKTVAEIRDLLAQRRSPGAEGTGGSSDADGAGDSLARRLLGRVRGGLGTAGVASNDPDQTALLDSYDGDEPFRSALEVEESTPRKRGSGRRKRSADREAQQTSITELFEPGSDHASDHAGDPGDHADGSTFVVPEVGDEADAVASSAPSAVSPAKGRAAGGPAAAGPSSGAQRKPSTAKRPARPTSSGFDAVTEETPEVPLDEPDLADQLAMSDMSNMALPDGSTYTLPEDALLGPGPGHATRTPANDAIVEALQNVFAEFNVDATVTGYTRGPQVTRYEVHRGRGVNVSRITGLEKNIAYAVASDEIRLLTPIPGKSAIGIEIPNTDREMVKLGDVLRSQAARKQAHPLVVGLGKNVEGDYVVTNLAKTPHLLVAGQTGSGKSSFVNSMITSIMMRATPEEVRMVLVDPKRVELTIYEGIPHLITPIITSPKKAAEALEWVVREMDARYDDLASFGFKHIDDFNKAVRAGEVQPLPGSQRELSPYPYLLVVVDELADLMMTAPKDVEASIQRITQLARAAGIHLVLATQRPVAQVVTGLIKSNVPSRLAFATASQLDSRVILDQNGAETLTGQGDALYLGPGASTPVRIQGSWVNESEIRSVVEHVKAQLTPEYREDVVVPEVKKQIDEEIGDDMDLLLQAAELIISSQFGSTSMLQRKLRVGFAKAGRLMDLLESREVVGPSEGSKARDVLVQPEQLEETLAWIKGEGSAPGSAETPSAPEDTQEAPSSDTPPAPAAGEPRTVALPSNRYSTDPLEADPSLPESESWEDSFAEEDSEDAWSLTGRGSSW